The Osmerus eperlanus chromosome 12, fOsmEpe2.1, whole genome shotgun sequence genome has a segment encoding these proteins:
- the rbp3 gene encoding retinol-binding protein 3 has product MMAGVPLTPTILLVVLCHILGANSSFQPALVLDMAEILLENYCFPENLMGMQEAIQQAIESGEILQISDRKTLAAVLTVGVQGALNDPRLAVSYEPNFVPVTPPVLPSLPMEQLVRLVRNSVKLELLENNVGYLRIDRIIGEETAAKLGPLLRDNIWNKVAHASSLIFDLRFSTAGEQSGVPFIISFFSDPGPPVHIDTIFDRPSNTTEELWTMPSILGERFGKKKDLIILTSKRTMGASEAVAYTLKHMKRAIIVGERSAGGSVKVQKIRIGDSGFYITVPVARSVNPITGQSWEVSGVSPSVNVIAKEAVANAISLLAVRSTIPKAVQTISDIIGRFYSFTDRVPTLLHHLASSDFFSVVSEEDLAAKLNHELQSVCEDPRLIIKLSQDHPVIIEEDFEPEKVPDDPEFLKNLVDTVFKVQILPGNTGYLSFDKFGEVSVMDQLAEEIAKKVYEPLKDTENLIIDLRYNTGGPSASLPILLSFLQDESQKRHFFTIYDRIQNATTEYNTLAGFTGPVYGSKRGVYVLTSYYTASAGEEFAYLMQSLHRGTVIGEITSGTLMHSKSFQVEDTDIVITVPFVNFIDNSGECWLGGGVVPDAIVLAEDAVENAHEIIEFHKGVRTLVEEAGKLLEIHYAIPEVALKVSKVLLTKWAEGSYRAVVDYESLASQLTSDLQEMSGDHRLHIFYCDIEPESLHDVPKIPTAEEVGYIINALFKSEVLPGNVGYLRFDMMVDVEVVKAISPQLIKLIWSKLVNTDTLIIDMRYNTGGYATAIPLLCTYYFDAAPLRHLYTVFDRSTTTMSEIMTLPEVMGQRYGSSKDIYILTSHMTGSAAEAFTRTMKDVNRATVIGEPTVGGSLSSGTYRIADSILYASVPNQLVLSAVTGKVWSVSGVTPDIEVDPEDALAKAIEIINLRAQIPAIVEGAGALVADNYAFESVGADVAEKLNGILASGDYSMVSSKEELEIKLTADLKTLSGDKSLKTTHNTPVLPPMDYTPEMFIQLIKVSFQTDVFENNIGYLRFDMFGDFEEVRAIAQIIVEHVWNKVVNTDGMIVDLRNNIGGPTTAIAGFCSYFFDADKQVLLDKLYDRPSGTTKELWTLPELTGTRYGTKKSLLILTSGATAGAAEEFVYIMKKHGRAMIVGETTSGSSHPPNTFRVGESDIFLSIPTVHSDTTQGPAWEGAGIAPHIPVPAEAALDTAKGILNKHFGSQK; this is encoded by the exons ATGATGGCAGGAGTTCCACTCACACCAACGATTCTTTTGGTGGTTCTTTGTCACATTCTAGGTGCCAATTCTTCATTCCAGCCTGCCCTGGTTCTGGATATGGCTGAGATTCTTCTGGAAAACTACTGCTTCCCTGAGAACCTGATGGGGATGCAAGAGGCCATCCAGCAAGCTATTGAAAGCGGAGAGATCCTGCAGATCTCTGACAGGAAGACCCTGGCCGCCGTCCTGACGGTCGGGGTGCAGGGGGCGCTCAATGACCCCCGCCTCGCCGTGTCCTACGAACCCAACTTTGTCCCGGTGACGCCGCCAGTGCTGCCATCCCTCCCCATGGAGCAGCTGGTGAGGCTGGTGAGGAACTCTGTGAAGCTGGAGCTGCTGGAAAACAACGTGGGTTACCTGAGGATCGACCGGATCATCGGGGAGGAAACGGCAGCCAAGCTCGGCCCATTGCTGAGGGACAACATCTGGAACAAAGTGGCACACGCCTCCTCCCTGATCTTTGACCTCCGCTTCAGCACGGCTGGAGAACAGTCTGGAGTTCCCTTCATCATCTCCTTCTTCTCTGACCCAGGGCCCCCCGTCCACATAGACACCATATTTGACAGACCCTCCAACACCACCGAGGAGCTGTGGACCATGCCATCCATCTTGGGAGAAAGGTTCGGCAAGAAAAAGGACCTGATCATTCTGACCAGCAAGCGAACCATGGGGGCGTCTGAAGCAGTGGCCTACACTCTGAAGCACATGAAGAGGGCAATCATTGTGGGGGAGCGGTCGGCTGGAGGCTCTGTAAAAGTGCAGAAGATCAGGATTGGAGATTCAGGGTTCTACATCACAGTTCCTGTTGCCAGGTCAGTCAACCCAATCACTGGTCAGAGCTGGGAGGTGAGTGGCGTGTCACCGTCAGTTAATGTAATCGCTAAAGAAGCCGTGGCAAACGCGATATCCCTATTGGCTGTCAGGAGTACCATTCCGAAGGCAGTCCAGACCATATCTGATATTATCGGACGGTTCTACTCCTTCACAGACAGGGTTCCAACTCTCCTCCACCATCTTGCCTCCTCTGACTTCTTCTCCGTTGTCTCAGAGGAAGACCTGGCAGCCAAACTCAACCACGAGCTGCAGTCCGTTTGTGAGGACCCTCGGTTGATCATCAAGCTGTCCCAGGACCATCCAGTCATCATTGAGGAGGACTTTGAACCCGAGAAGGTTCCAGATGACCCAGAGTTCCTGAAGAACTTGGTGGATACTGTTTTCAAAGTACAGATTCTACCCGGTAACACTGGTTACCTGAGTTTTGATAAGTTCGGCGAGGTGTCTGTAATGGATCAACTTGCCGAAGAAATTGCCAAAAAGGTATATGAGCCCCTGAAAGACACTGAGAACCTGATAATAGACCTGCGCTACAACACAGGAGGGCCTTCAGCTTCACTTCccatccttctttccttcctccaaGACGAATCACAAAAACGCCACTTCTTCACCATTTACGACAGGATACAAAACGCCACCACAGAGTACAACACCTTGGCTGGTTTTACAGGCCCAGTCTATGGCTCCAAGCGAGGGGTGTATGTTCTGACCAGCTACTATACCGCCAGTGCTGGGGAGGAGTTTGCCTATCTGATGCAGTCTCTTCACCGTGGCACCGTTATCGGAGAGATCACCTCAGGGACTCTGATGCACTCCAAGTCGTTCCAGGTTGAAGACACCGACATTGTTATAACTGTCCCTTTTGTGAACTTCATAGACAACAGTGGAGAGTgctggctggggggaggagttgTGCCTGATGCCATAGTGTTAGCTGAGGATGCTGTGGAAAATGCTCATGAGATCATTGAGTTCCACAAAGGGGTCAGAACCCTGGTGGAGGAAGCTGGCAAGCTGCTGGAGATTCATTACGCCATCCCAGAGGTCGCTCTTAAGGTCAGTAAGGTTCTGCTGACCAAGTGGGCTGAGGGGTCATACAGAGCGGTGGTGGATTACGAATCTCTCGCCTCGcaactgacctctgacctccaggagATGTCAGGTGACCACCGCCTCCACATTTTCTACTGCGACATTGAGCCAGAGTCGCTCCACGACGTGCCCAAAATCCCCACGGCCGAGGAGGTGGGCTACATCATCAACGCACTGTTCAAGAGCGAGGTGTTGCCAGGGAATGTGGGATACTTACGGTTTGACATGATGGTAGACGTGGAGGTTGTCAAAGCCATCAGCCCCCAGCTCATCAAACTGATCTGGAGCAAACTGGTGAACACTGATACATTGATAATCGACATGAGGTACAACACAGGCGGCTACGCCACTGCCATCCCACTGCTGTGCACCTACTACTTTGACGCTGCACCTCTCAGGCACCTCTACACTGTCTTTGACCGCTCAACCACCACCATGTCGGAGATCATGACCCTGCCAGAGGTCATGGGTCAACGGTACGGCTCTTCCAAAGACATCTACATCCTGACCAGTCACATGACTGGCTCGGCCGCTGAAGCCTTCACCAGGACCATGAAGGACGTTAACAGGGCCACGGTGATCGGGGAACCCACCGTGGGGGGGTCACTCTCCAGTGGGACGTATCGGATTGCGGACAGTATCCTGTATGCTTCGGTCCCCAACCAGCTGGTCCTGAGTGCCGTCACAGGGAAGGTGTGGAGTGTGTCTG GAGTGACCCCCGACATTGAGGTCGACCCAGAAGATGCCCTCGCCAAAGCAATTGAGATCATCAACCTCCGTGCCCAGATCCCTGCCATCGTTGAAGGAGCTGGAGCACTGGTGGCAGATAATTACGCATTTGAGAGCGTGGGAGCTGATGTAGCGGAGAAGTTGAATGGTATCCTGGCCAGTGGAGACTATAGCATGGTCTCCTCCAAGGAAGAACTGGAGATCAAACTCACTGCTGATCTCAAGACTTTGTCAGGGGACAAAAGTCTGAAGACCACCCACAACACACCAGTCCTGCCCCCAATG GACTATACTCCTGAGATGTTTATCCAGCTGATCAAGGTGTCATTCCAAACTGATGTATTCGAGAATAACATTGGCTACCTGCGCTTCGACATGTTTGGGGACTTCGAGGAGGTCCGCGCCATTGCACAAATCATCGTAGAACATGTGTGGAACAAAGTAGTCAACACTGACGGAATGATTGTTGACCTCAG GAACAACATTGGAGGACCGACCACAGCCATAGCAGGGTTTTGCTCCTACTTCTTTGATGCAGACAAGCAGGTCCTTCTGGACAAGCTGTACGACAGACCATCTGGCACCACTAAGGAGCTATGGACCCTGCCTGAACTTACTG GTACGAGATACGGCACCAAGAAAAGTCTGCTCATCCTGACCAGTGGAGCCACAGCCGGTGCCGCCGAAGAGTTTGTCTACATCATGAAGAAGCACGGCCGAGCCATGATCGTTGGGGAGACCACCTCCGgctcctcccacccacccaacaCGTTCCGCGTGGGCGAGTCTGACATCTTCCTCAGCATCCCCACCGTCCACTCCGACACTACCCAGGGACCCGCCTGGGAGGGGGCCGGTATTGCCCCCCACATCCCTGTGCCCGCCGAGGCGGCCCTCGACACAGCCAAGGGTATCCTCAACAAGCACTTTGGTAGCCAGAAGTGA
- the gdf2 gene encoding growth/differentiation factor 2: MQCSRTFLFQMCLSLLVSTGSCRCKPLNKVILTEDPEGFFHFSDQDLIEEDEVEANAQSKLESFLVTMKEEFLRKLNLLEAPQEHSRIYPPQFMMELYNKYASDTSAMPRSDVIRSFNLQDLCHSERNGSRSKHRLLFNVTVPDHEEVTMAELRLFTLPEERSSTGVRGTIRVYELDHTGSKPTPLLLDGREVMGSHPSWEAFDVTHAIQCWSSRGRGRGVSAFEVVVDQWEGGRTLDDVGSDRGDGAAGEGLDVSVAVGVNTSAALLVFSDDLSSRRREAREELREMILREEETVLSSGSSPQNEDDENINDDNINNNIDDDGNNPTAADGEDDHGSAGVLSRVDLHPRRRRRRRRRQAESSYCRRTSMRVNFKDIGWDKWIVAPPEYDAFECRGVCFFPLTKDMTPSKHALIQTLVNLRNPKKANMACCVPTKLDPITVMYQEKGIITVRHLYEEMKVAACGCR, encoded by the exons ATGCAGTGTTCTAGAACCTTCCTATTCCAAATGTGTCTGAGTTTACTAGTCTCTACTGGCTCCTGTAGATGTAAGCCTCTAAACAAGGTCATCCTGACAGAGGACCCGGAGGGATTCTTTCATTTCTCCGACCAGGACCTCAttgaggaggatgaggtggaggcGAATGCACAGTCCAAGCTGGAGAGCTTCCTGGTGACCATGAAGGAAGAGTTTCTGAGGAAGTTGAACCTGTTGGAGGCTCCTCAGGAGCACAGCAGGATCTACCCCCCTCAGTTCATGATGGAGCTGTACAACAAATACGCCTCTGATACGTCCGCCATGCCACGCTCTGACGTCATTCGCAGCTTCAACCTTCAAG ATCTCTGTCACTCAGAGAGAAACGGCTCCAGATCCAAACACAGGCTCCTGTTCAACGTGACGGTCCCGGACCACGAGGAGGTCACCATGGCCGAGCTTCGTCTCTTCACTCTGCCAGAGGAGAGGTCCTCTACCGGGGTGAGGGGCACCATCAGGGTCTACGAGCTGGATCATACTGGCAGCAAACCCACACCTTTACTCCTGGATGGGAGGGAGGTCATGGGATCACATCCCTCATGGGAAGCGTTTGACGTGACCCATGCGATCCAGTGTTGGTCCAGCCGAGGTAGAGGCCGCGGTGTCAGTGCGTTCGAGGTGGTGGTGGATCAGTGGGAAGGCGGCCGGACACTCGACGACGTCGGCAGTGACAGGGGCGACGGCGCGGCTGGCGAGGGTCTGGACGTGAGCGTGGCCGTTGGGGTCAACACCTCCGCAGCTCTCCTGGTCTTCTCGGACGACCTgtcgagcaggaggagggaggcgagggaggagctgagggagatGATCCTCCGTGAGGAGGAGACCGTCCTGTCGTCCGGCAGCTCTCCTCAGAACGAGGACGACGAAAACATCAACGacgacaacatcaacaacaacatcgaTGACGACGGGAACAACCCCACCGCTGCCGACGGCGAGGACGACCACGGCAGCGCCGGCGTCCTCAGCCGCGTGGACCTCCACCCGCGGCGGAGGCGccgcaggaggaggagacaggcggAGAGCAGCTACTGCAGACGCACCTCCATGCGGGTCAACTTCAAAGACATCGGGTGGGATAAGTGGATTGTGGCGCCGCCAGAGTACGATGCCTTTGAGTGTCGCGGCGTGTGTTTCTTCCCGCTGACGAAGGACATGACCCCCTCGAAACACGCCCTGATCCAGACCCTGGTAAACCTTCGCAACCCCAAGAAGGCCAACATGGCATGCTGTGTTCCCACCAAACTGGACCCCATCACAGTCATGTACCAGGAGAAGGGCATCATAACTGTGCGCCACCTGTATGAGGAGATGAAGGTGGCTGCGTGTGGGTGCAGGTAG
- the gdf10b gene encoding growth/differentiation factor 10b, which translates to MKKTFLNLVRFLLILDSLYRVASDAFSDIKQQDSDILGSTDHTFAHESTHRDTVSISMFKVYEKYSKEPHRKRDGNTVRGFKSVPGDCKASSCFQFNLSSIPDSERILSVSVHFLVQRPRPRPGVCRHSRKLSCRLQHLQSSPPPSQLLFRGTSPNSAFPSLLGNLTLPPLRKSAWQTRDVTAVIKHARVLSELLITAELDLGVKHHQQQRLHHQNHPERHPQANLPYMLVYTDDLAIDEPNSVAMTLQRYGPFPVGEEPTRPPNASPPASPSRVRRNVPDQDMQLQTNHLPEVHYNTLKNHELWQSTYFAPKAKPSTVKDDRHKLSLEGSEVLSKPQVLSFDERTMKKARRRQWSEPRACSRRYLRVDFADIGWSEWVLAPKAFDAFYCAGTCGFPIPKVVRPSNHATIQSIVRAVGIVPGVPEPCCVPDKMSPLSVLFLDPDKNMVLKVYPGMSVDTCACR; encoded by the exons ATGAAGAAGACGTTTTTAAATCTGGTGCGTTTTTTATTGATTTTGGACAGTCTTTACAGAGTTGCATCGGACGCCTTTTCTGACATCAAGCAGCAGGACAGCGATATCCTAGGAAGTACCGATCATACCTTTGCGCACGAGAGTACACACCGGGACACGGTCTCCATCAGCATGTTCAAAGTCTATGAAAAGTACAGTAAGGAACCTCACCGTAAGAGAGACGGAAACACCGTTCGAGGTTTCAAATCTGTCCCGG GAGACTGCAAGGCTTCCTCCTGTTTCCAGTTCAATCTGTCCTCCATCCCAGACTCTGAGCGAATCCTATCTGTCAGCGTTCACTTCCTGGTTCAGCGTCCTCGTCCTCGACCCGGGGTCTGCCGGCATTCTCGGAAGCTGTCCTGCCGCCTCCAACACCTCCAGAGCTCACCTCCACCTTCCCAGCTTCTGTTCCGAGGAACGTCCCCCAACTCGGCCTTCCCTTCACTGCTGGGGAACCTCACCTTGCCTCCCCTCCGGAAGAGTGCCTGGCAGACAAGGGATGTTACAGCGGTGATCAAGCATGCCAGGGTTCTTAGCGAGCTCCTCATCACTGCAGAATTGGATCTGGGAGTGAAGCACCatcaacaacagaggctccaccACCAGAACCACCCAGAGCGCCACCCTCAGGCCAACCTTCCCTACATGCTGGTCTACACAGACGACCTGGCAATAGACGAACCCAACAGTGTGGCCATGACCTTACAGAGGTACGGTCCGTTCCCTGTTGGGGAGGAACCCACACGACCCCCCAATGCCTCCCCCCCGGCTTCCCCCTCCAGGGTGAGGAGAAACGTGCCAGACCAGGACATGCAGCTCCAGACCAACCACCTTCCTGAGGTGCACTACAACACTCTGAAGAACCACGAGCTCTGGCAAAGCACATACTTTGCCCCCAAAGCCAAGCCATCGACAGTCAAAGATGACCGCCACAAGCTAAGCCTGGAGGGCAGTGAGGTGCTGAGTAAGCCTCAGGTGCTGAGCTTTGATGAGAGAACCATGAAGAAGGCCAGAAGGAGGCAGTGGAGTGAGCCCAGAGCTTGTTCTAGAAGGTACCTCAGAGTGGATTTTGCAGACATCGGCTGGAGCGAGTGGGTGCTGGCTCCTAAAGCTTTTGATGCCTTCTACTGTGCAGGCACCTGTGGGTTCCCCATCCCTAAG gTTGTGCGTCCTTCTAACCATGCTACGATCCAGAGCATTGTCCGGGCGGTGGGCATAGTGCCTGGGGTTCCAGAACCCTGCTGTGTCCCGGACAAGATGAGCCCACTAAGTGTTCTCTTCCTGGACCCAGACAAGAACATGGTCCTGAAGGTCTACCCAGGCATGTCTGTTGACACCTGTGCCTGCCGGTAG